The Eurosta solidaginis isolate ZX-2024a chromosome 4, ASM4086904v1, whole genome shotgun sequence genome includes a window with the following:
- the LOC137247886 gene encoding uncharacterized protein, translating into MDINKNVNVRLVHCVERYPCLYNNRIKPYYNKEYKERAWIEIAAKMRSTPDVVKFRFKRLRSVFVGTLKKMHMGELIKPYYLHEHLQFLVPYLQSPWDPERRAKQLLEESERLCAKNNHKTEYELDEDQDISDYLNISDNSRNSNETNSYAIYHSEDNAVQTTQHRLTSTKRKHRTSADFERGNYSNEYKRCKLKTATSTELDENRDDEYYCPKTHFLLSIILPDLEVMNNAQMRLFKAKVLSLINDILDN; encoded by the exons ATGGATATCAACAAAAATGTTAATGTACGTCTTGTACATTGTGTTGAGAGGTATCCGTGTTTATATAATAACCGAATTAAACCATATTATAATAAAGAATACAAAGAAAGAGCGTGGATTGAAATTGCAGCGAAGATGCGGAGTACAC cgGATGTGGTAAAATTTAGATTTAAACGTCTTCGTTCTGTATTCGTTGGAACACTGAAAAAAATGCACATGGGTGAGCTGATCAAACCATATTATTTGCATGAACATCTTCAATTTTTGGTGCCATATTTGCAAAGCCCTTGGGACCCTGAGAGACGAGCTAAGCAACTTTTAGAGGAAAGTGAACGATTGTGTGCTAAGAATAATCACAAAACAGAATATGAATTAGATGAAGATCAAGACATTTCCGACTATCTTAACATTTCAGATAACTCACGCAATTCAAATGAAACAAATAGTTATGCTATATATCATTCCGAAGATAACGCAGTGCAAACGACTCAACATAGACTTACGTCAACCAAGCGAAAACACCGAACATCGGCTGACTTTGAAAGAGGCAACTATTCAAACGAATATAAACGATGCAAATTAAAAACCGCCACCTCAACGGAGCTCGACGAAAATCGCGACGATGAATATTATTGTCCTAAAACTCATTTCCTTTTAAGTATAATATTACCAGATCTCGAGGTAATGAACAATGCGCAAATGCGATTGTTTAAGGCAAAAGTTCTATCACTGATAAATGATATTTTGGATAACTAA